DNA from Saccharicrinis carchari:
TTATTTTAAATGTAATAATGATAGCAGCAACATTTATAGTATATAAGCAGGATAGAGAAATGATTTATATTGTTTTCTGTATAACCATTTGTATTACCTCAATAGTTTCAATGCTTCCTCTTTTCCTAAAAAAGGATTCTTAATTAGGGCAATTACTTTATACCTTCCAAAACCGAGGACATTATCATTTTGCAGGAACGCTCCGGATTTTTCATCGGTCGGAAAAAAGCAAACGAAAAAATATCAAATGCAGATATCCAGTACAGCATCAATGGCCAGCCAAGTTTAAAAAGTGGACTGAAAAATAAAAAATGGAGCGTGATGGTGGGGATTACGATGAAAATGTAAAGTTTTTTGATGTAAGTTGATGGTTTTTCTTATTGTGACTATATTGAGTTGTTGATTTTATTAAAATTTTCACCAAAAACTAAATCA
Protein-coding regions in this window:
- a CDS encoding DUF2964 family protein; this encodes MRYIKRILLAILIILNVIMIAATFIVYKQDREMIYIVFCITICITSIVSMLPLFLKKDS